The following proteins come from a genomic window of Alicyclobacillus dauci:
- a CDS encoding MFS transporter gives MASIFRDYLDVLIAAHRNVRLFFIATFLSQIGQGFFGILYNLYIKSMGLPDTVAGAYVAANSLASTLSLVPAGMISDRYGRSKSVLIATALLGCVMVGQVFVQVPWMIVLGAFLSGMFTSVIWVSVLPLLAENTAKEDRFHLFSMNFGLGLIAQVFGSMISGGLAQVFTAFLDPVWSLRLTLLFGALVMFTSLVPFSRIADPPRSPKTSAHSFKLSGALSRFKAQKSQLWLITKFAIASTLIGFGAGLVIPYLNLYFAERFHMTKAGIGIVIGLAQAVTALAMFVGPAMAKRMGPVKAAVSFQLASIPFLLTTAYANNALFASGAVIIRNALMNCANPIQDSIMMALVSEDLRGFAVSAGQTLWSLGWAVMGPVSTHIVHQFGSYNGYAIVFTATAILYLIGAIYYFIAFGKHEAEVVQE, from the coding sequence ATGGCATCCATCTTTCGAGACTATCTAGACGTTCTTATCGCGGCACATCGCAATGTTCGTCTATTCTTCATAGCAACTTTCCTGTCCCAAATCGGCCAGGGGTTCTTCGGCATTCTCTACAACTTATATATCAAGAGCATGGGCCTGCCCGATACCGTGGCAGGTGCGTATGTGGCGGCGAATTCACTTGCGAGTACGCTGTCGTTGGTTCCTGCGGGGATGATCAGTGACAGGTACGGCCGCAGCAAATCCGTCCTCATCGCCACGGCGCTTTTGGGCTGCGTGATGGTTGGGCAGGTGTTTGTGCAGGTACCGTGGATGATCGTGCTTGGGGCTTTCCTGTCGGGGATGTTCACATCGGTGATTTGGGTCTCCGTACTGCCTCTACTCGCAGAAAACACGGCGAAGGAAGACCGCTTTCACCTATTCAGCATGAACTTCGGGCTCGGACTCATCGCACAAGTTTTCGGGAGCATGATTTCTGGAGGCCTGGCACAGGTGTTCACAGCCTTTCTCGATCCCGTTTGGTCCCTCCGCCTCACCCTTCTCTTCGGCGCACTCGTCATGTTCACGTCACTCGTTCCATTCTCGCGCATTGCGGATCCTCCTCGATCTCCAAAAACATCGGCCCATTCATTCAAGTTGTCCGGGGCGCTAAGCCGATTCAAGGCTCAAAAGTCACAATTGTGGCTGATCACCAAATTCGCCATCGCTTCGACGCTGATCGGGTTCGGTGCAGGCCTTGTTATTCCGTATTTGAACCTGTACTTTGCCGAACGGTTTCACATGACGAAGGCTGGCATTGGCATTGTCATCGGATTGGCACAAGCTGTCACAGCGCTGGCCATGTTCGTTGGTCCTGCCATGGCGAAGCGCATGGGACCCGTTAAAGCGGCTGTCTCGTTCCAACTCGCTTCCATCCCGTTTCTCCTGACCACCGCTTATGCCAACAATGCCTTGTTCGCGTCTGGTGCCGTCATCATCCGAAACGCGCTCATGAACTGCGCCAACCCGATCCAAGACTCCATCATGATGGCCCTCGTCAGCGAGGATTTACGGGGCTTCGCTGTCAGTGCCGGGCAAACACTATGGAGCCTCGGCTGGGCTGTCATGGGCCCTGTCAGCACACATATCGTCCACCAATTCGGTTCCTACAACGGCTATGCTATCGTGTTCACGGCGACCGCGATCCTCTATTTAATCGGGGCTATTTACTATTTCATTGCGTTCGGAAAACACGAAGCCGAGGTGGTACAGGAATAA
- a CDS encoding S41 family peptidase, which produces MTDRYREAMRALAERLKEYYIYPEVGERLATLLMGELSGKYDGIADPRQFADRLTDDLYEVHRDRHVRVRFHPGEFDPAEDDSMTLTPDLLEEFRREGETTNFGFQRVERLPGNVGYIDIRTLMPAEVAGETAAAAFNFVSHTNALILDLRQNGGGVPSMVSLICGYLFCPAVHLDSMYWRKGERIEQTWSLPYVPGRHYGEKPVYVLTSRRTFSGAEDLAYTLKQYRRGVIVGETTLGGANPGKIFRLTEDFVSFIPMGRAIHPITGTNWEGVGVEPDVAVDAEHALTCAYERALQYIASLPSLPDLLQDEVAEKLSEIQNEK; this is translated from the coding sequence ATGACAGATCGATACCGTGAGGCTATGCGTGCACTTGCTGAGCGCCTCAAGGAATACTATATCTATCCAGAAGTGGGTGAGCGGCTGGCCACTCTGCTTATGGGAGAACTCAGTGGGAAGTATGACGGCATTGCGGACCCTCGTCAATTCGCTGACAGGTTGACTGATGATTTATATGAAGTGCATCGGGATCGACATGTGAGAGTTCGGTTTCATCCAGGTGAGTTCGATCCCGCCGAAGACGACAGTATGACGCTGACTCCTGACCTGCTGGAGGAATTTCGACGGGAGGGGGAGACGACCAATTTTGGATTCCAACGAGTAGAGCGATTGCCGGGGAATGTTGGATACATCGACATTCGGACGCTTATGCCCGCGGAGGTGGCCGGTGAAACCGCGGCTGCGGCTTTCAACTTTGTATCACACACGAATGCACTCATTCTCGACCTTCGTCAAAATGGCGGAGGAGTGCCCAGCATGGTTAGCCTGATTTGTGGCTATTTGTTTTGTCCGGCCGTCCACTTAGATTCGATGTATTGGCGTAAGGGAGAGCGGATCGAACAGACGTGGAGTCTCCCTTATGTACCCGGTCGCCACTACGGTGAAAAACCGGTCTATGTACTGACGTCACGGCGGACGTTCTCTGGCGCCGAGGATCTTGCATATACGCTCAAGCAATATCGTCGAGGCGTGATCGTGGGCGAGACGACGCTCGGCGGTGCGAATCCGGGAAAAATCTTTCGGCTGACTGAGGACTTCGTTTCGTTTATTCCAATGGGACGCGCAATCCACCCCATTACGGGAACAAATTGGGAGGGCGTGGGCGTAGAACCAGATGTCGCCGTCGATGCGGAACACGCTCTGACATGCGCGTACGAGCGAGCGCTACAGTATATCGCATCGCTGCCGTCACTGCCTGACCTGCTGCAAGATGAGGTTGCGGAAAAACTGAGCGAAATCCAGAACGAAAAATAG
- a CDS encoding MDR family MFS transporter, which translates to MQKTTNRKMVTIAMLVAVLLVAIDVTVVSTAMPHVVKELQGLNLYSWVFAIYTLTTCVTTPIYGKLADLFGRKMIFSIGVILFVLGSMLSGAAQTMPQLIWFRAFQGIGAGAVMPVTFTIIGDLYPGEQRAKMQGMFSAVWGVAGLLGPLVGGLFVDHISWRWIFYINLPVGAVSLILVLAFLHETFEKKARQVDYLGAIVFTIGISALLYALLSGGSTYPWGSATIITLFIVSAVFIALFLVVESRVKEPMLPLSLFAIPAIGVSNIIAFLLSFVLIGANVYLPMWIQTILGHSATASGLTLMPMSIAWPLGSTFAGRYMYRLGAKATTVIGSALVVAGSAWMMAVSLGSPYWYFVGLMVIVGLGMGYAVTPTTVMVQSAVGWQMRGAATASNTFVRSLGQTVGVTIFGTMFNSSITNYAKTHFHTPAGFNVNAVMNAQGTSGAASHISADVMQIVRQTLAHGIHLIFVLMFAIAIVNFIVTLMLPSHRKVMEHQEQVSQSH; encoded by the coding sequence ATGCAGAAAACGACAAACCGTAAGATGGTCACCATCGCCATGTTGGTTGCCGTTTTATTGGTCGCCATTGATGTCACCGTCGTCAGCACGGCGATGCCGCATGTCGTAAAGGAACTTCAGGGACTCAACCTATACAGTTGGGTGTTTGCTATCTACACCCTGACGACTTGCGTGACCACGCCCATTTATGGGAAACTAGCCGATCTCTTCGGCCGCAAGATGATTTTCAGCATCGGCGTCATCTTGTTCGTTCTCGGCTCCATGCTCTCGGGGGCTGCCCAAACGATGCCGCAGCTCATTTGGTTCCGTGCCTTCCAGGGCATCGGTGCCGGCGCCGTCATGCCAGTCACCTTTACCATCATCGGCGATCTCTACCCCGGTGAACAACGCGCCAAAATGCAGGGCATGTTCAGCGCCGTCTGGGGCGTTGCCGGTTTGCTTGGTCCGCTTGTGGGCGGCTTGTTTGTCGATCACATCTCCTGGCGCTGGATTTTCTACATCAACCTCCCAGTCGGAGCCGTCTCGCTGATCTTAGTTCTGGCATTCCTTCACGAGACGTTTGAGAAGAAGGCCAGGCAGGTCGACTACCTCGGGGCTATCGTGTTCACCATCGGGATTTCCGCTCTTCTCTACGCGTTATTGAGCGGTGGCAGCACATACCCCTGGGGGTCCGCAACCATCATCACCTTGTTTATCGTGTCGGCCGTGTTCATCGCGTTGTTCTTGGTCGTGGAATCGAGAGTCAAGGAGCCCATGTTACCCTTGTCCCTCTTCGCGATCCCGGCCATCGGCGTCTCCAACATCATCGCCTTCTTGCTTTCGTTCGTCTTAATCGGCGCGAACGTTTACTTGCCCATGTGGATCCAAACCATTTTGGGTCACTCGGCTACGGCTTCAGGGTTGACGTTGATGCCGATGTCCATTGCTTGGCCGTTGGGATCGACGTTTGCAGGTCGCTATATGTATCGCCTTGGCGCCAAGGCCACGACTGTCATCGGCTCCGCTCTCGTCGTTGCGGGCAGTGCGTGGATGATGGCTGTTTCGTTGGGATCGCCATACTGGTACTTTGTCGGCCTCATGGTCATCGTGGGCCTCGGCATGGGCTATGCCGTGACACCGACCACCGTCATGGTGCAGTCTGCCGTCGGCTGGCAAATGCGCGGCGCCGCGACGGCCTCAAACACATTCGTCCGATCCCTAGGCCAAACCGTCGGCGTCACCATCTTTGGTACCATGTTCAATTCATCCATCACGAATTACGCGAAGACGCACTTTCACACGCCAGCAGGCTTCAACGTCAACGCGGTCATGAACGCCCAAGGCACAAGTGGTGCAGCGTCTCACATCTCAGCGGATGTCATGCAAATCGTTCGCCAAACGCTGGCACACGGCATCCACTTGATCTTCGTCCTGATGTTCGCCATTGCTATCGTCAACTTCATTGTCACCTTGATGCTGCCGTCCCATCGAAAGGTCATGGAGCATCAAGAACAGGTATCACAATCGCACTGA